The following are encoded in a window of Corynebacterium marinum DSM 44953 genomic DNA:
- a CDS encoding putative hydro-lyase, translated as MGDVDAAGLTPAQARALFRTGTITPTSGYSRGYAQANLLSLPKEDAFDFLLFAQRNPKPCPLLGVLEPGQVTSPLLEGGDIRTDIPSYRLFRDGELVDEAPDATAWWRGDMVSFLIGCSFTFESALLDNGVPVAHITQGRNVPMYRTTIDTVPAGRFAGPLVVSMRPVPADRVADAVRITSRYPAVHGAPVHVGNPAAIGIHDLSTPDFGESVAVAEGEIPVFWACGVTPQAVVMSSRPALAISHSPGHMLVTDARDLEYQVP; from the coding sequence GTGGGCGATGTAGACGCCGCCGGACTGACTCCGGCCCAGGCCCGCGCCCTCTTCCGGACGGGCACGATCACCCCCACCTCCGGCTACTCCCGCGGCTACGCGCAGGCGAACCTGCTCTCCCTGCCGAAGGAGGACGCCTTCGACTTCCTGCTGTTCGCCCAGCGCAACCCCAAGCCCTGCCCGCTGCTCGGCGTGCTCGAACCCGGCCAGGTCACCTCGCCGCTGCTCGAAGGCGGTGACATCCGCACCGACATCCCCTCCTACCGGCTCTTCCGCGACGGCGAGCTGGTCGACGAGGCCCCCGACGCCACCGCCTGGTGGCGCGGGGACATGGTCTCCTTCCTCATCGGCTGTTCCTTCACCTTCGAATCAGCTCTGCTGGACAACGGCGTCCCGGTCGCCCACATCACCCAGGGACGCAACGTGCCCATGTACCGGACCACCATCGACACCGTCCCGGCCGGACGTTTCGCCGGTCCGCTGGTCGTCTCCATGCGCCCGGTGCCCGCCGACCGGGTGGCCGACGCCGTCCGCATCACCTCCCGCTACCCGGCCGTCCACGGCGCCCCGGTGCATGTGGGGAATCCGGCCGCCATCGGCATCCACGACCTCTCCACCCCCGACTTCGGCGAGTCCGTGGCGGTGGCCGAGGGTGAGATCCCCGTCTTCTGGGCGTGCGGCGTCACCCCCCAGGCGGTGGTCATGTCCTCCCGTCCCGCCCTGGCCATCAGCCACAGCCCCGGTCACATGCTGGTCACCGACGCCCGCGACCTGGAGTACCAGGTTCCGTAG
- a CDS encoding NRAMP family divalent metal transporter yields the protein MSHSSSGTAPDTASGSTTTVAAKSATRRTAILGAMFLMATSAIGPGFLTQTSVFTARMGAAFAFAILVSILVDIAIQLNVWRVLGISGMRANELGNTVVPYLGWVMAAFVFVGGAVFNIGNIAGTGLGLNAMLGLDPRIGGTISALIAIFVFISKKAGLALDRIVVGLGAVMILLMLYVAVVSSPPVGEALKNTVMPEEVDFLVITTLIGGTVGGYITFAGAHRMIDSRLTGPEHLKEITQGSVLGIIVTGIMRALLFLAVLGVVAAGVTLSQDNTAADAFYNAAGEIGLRLFGVVLWAAGLTSVIGASYTSITFVTTQNTAPRLRTILTVAFIAVCAVAFLLLNAAPQALLIFAGAFNGLILPIGFAVVLWVAWRRTDLLQGYRYPKWLLVIGGLAWVLTIFLGYKSFSGIAALWAM from the coding sequence ATGAGCCACTCATCCTCCGGCACGGCCCCCGACACTGCCTCCGGCAGCACCACCACCGTCGCCGCGAAGTCCGCCACCCGGCGCACCGCGATCCTCGGCGCCATGTTCCTCATGGCCACCAGCGCCATCGGCCCCGGCTTCCTCACCCAGACCAGCGTGTTCACCGCCCGGATGGGCGCGGCCTTCGCGTTCGCCATCCTGGTGTCGATCCTCGTGGACATCGCCATCCAGCTCAACGTCTGGCGGGTGCTGGGCATCTCCGGCATGCGGGCCAACGAACTGGGCAACACCGTCGTCCCCTACCTCGGCTGGGTCATGGCGGCCTTCGTCTTCGTCGGCGGCGCAGTCTTCAACATCGGCAACATCGCCGGCACGGGCCTGGGCCTCAACGCCATGCTCGGACTGGACCCGCGCATCGGCGGTACGATCTCCGCGCTCATCGCCATCTTCGTGTTCATATCGAAGAAGGCCGGCCTGGCACTGGACCGCATCGTGGTGGGCCTGGGCGCCGTCATGATCCTGCTCATGCTCTACGTCGCCGTGGTCTCCTCCCCGCCGGTCGGCGAGGCGCTGAAGAACACCGTCATGCCCGAGGAGGTCGACTTCCTGGTCATCACCACCCTCATCGGCGGCACCGTCGGCGGTTACATCACCTTCGCCGGCGCGCACCGCATGATCGACAGCCGACTCACCGGCCCGGAACACCTCAAGGAGATCACCCAGGGCTCGGTGCTGGGCATCATCGTCACCGGCATCATGCGCGCGCTGCTGTTCCTCGCGGTCCTCGGCGTCGTCGCCGCCGGCGTCACCCTCTCCCAGGACAACACCGCCGCCGACGCCTTCTACAACGCCGCCGGCGAGATCGGGCTGCGTCTCTTCGGCGTCGTCCTGTGGGCCGCGGGCCTGACCTCCGTCATCGGTGCCTCCTACACCTCCATCACGTTCGTCACCACGCAGAACACCGCCCCGCGCCTACGCACCATCCTCACCGTCGCCTTCATCGCGGTGTGCGCGGTAGCCTTCCTGCTGCTCAACGCCGCCCCGCAGGCTCTGCTCATCTTCGCCGGCGCCTTCAACGGCCTGATCCTGCCCATCGGTTTCGCCGTCGTCCTCTGGGTCGCCTGGCGCCGCACCGACCTGCTGCAGGGTTACCGCTACCCCAAGTGGCTGCTGGTCATCGGCGGCCTGGCCTGGGTCCTCACGATCTTCCTCGGCTACAAGTCATTCTCCGGAATCGCCGCGCTGTGGGCGATGTAG
- a CDS encoding nucleoside hydrolase: MTPVLIDCDPGIDDTLALIYLAALHHLGEIEIVGVTTTAGNTTATQAAGNARWVLDLLLIDAPVLPGRPGPRHVELTTTPETHGPTGLGYLEVPAAPEGPEGEWAAVWEGGVDKHPDLKLIVTGPLTNLAAFRHSHPEHYARLRRVTVMGGAVNYRGNTTPTAEWNFWVDPHAAAEVFGDPPAAGIRLCSLEVTEQFLIDPARLTRLVQDLGGTPIAGELADVLRFYFEFHHAQGEGYQAQIHDLLTCMIALGTVPYEDLSTTIAVEADSPLMRGTSVADLRGHWHRSHNARLVTAADIDAAHAELTRATRTLAARWPVR, from the coding sequence ATGACCCCCGTCCTCATCGACTGCGACCCCGGCATCGACGACACCCTCGCGCTCATCTACCTCGCCGCCCTCCACCACCTAGGCGAGATCGAGATCGTCGGGGTGACCACCACCGCCGGCAACACAACCGCCACGCAGGCCGCGGGCAACGCCCGGTGGGTGCTCGACCTGCTGCTTATCGACGCCCCCGTGCTCCCCGGCCGGCCCGGCCCCCGCCACGTGGAGCTGACCACCACACCCGAGACCCACGGGCCGACCGGCCTGGGGTACCTCGAGGTACCGGCGGCACCGGAAGGGCCGGAAGGGGAGTGGGCGGCGGTGTGGGAGGGGGGCGTCGACAAGCACCCGGACCTGAAGCTCATCGTCACCGGACCGCTGACCAACCTCGCGGCCTTCCGGCACAGCCACCCGGAGCACTACGCCCGCCTGCGGCGGGTGACGGTGATGGGCGGGGCCGTGAACTACCGCGGCAACACCACACCCACGGCGGAGTGGAACTTCTGGGTGGACCCGCACGCCGCGGCCGAGGTCTTCGGGGATCCGCCCGCGGCCGGCATCCGGCTGTGCTCGCTGGAGGTGACCGAGCAGTTCCTCATCGACCCGGCGCGGCTGACCCGGCTGGTCCAGGACCTGGGGGGCACGCCGATCGCGGGGGAGCTGGCGGACGTCCTGCGCTTCTACTTCGAGTTCCACCACGCGCAGGGCGAGGGCTACCAGGCGCAGATCCATGACCTGCTCACCTGCATGATCGCCCTGGGGACGGTCCCGTACGAGGACCTGTCCACCACCATCGCCGTGGAGGCCGACAGCCCGCTGATGCGCGGGACCTCGGTGGCGGATCTGCGGGGGCACTGGCACCGCTCCCACAACGCCCGGCTGGTCACTGCTGCCGACATCGACGCCGCCCACGCCGAACTCACCCGGGCCACCCGCACGTTGGCCGCCCGGTGGCCCGTCCGTTAG
- a CDS encoding glycosyl transferase family 9: MSQIHLTPARRGLAVAGAALVAATWLYLVIARPSDWDSVGGSTQALITLAGYVGGAALLLAATLPALPARTIAVIPVALVLNIVIGQVVGAVGLPLYLDSVGTVLVAALAGPVAGLATGTLSSVVWGLLNPAALPFAAVAGATGWLAGWFIRAGAFRTIWRLVVSGLLLGLICGALAAPVAAFVYGGTAGVGTGAIVSLFRELGNSFIGSVTMQSFISDPLDKLAVLAIVFAAVKALPKRTLRSLRPGGEEQAAGAPEERAVGVRP; encoded by the coding sequence ATGTCACAGATTCACCTCACCCCCGCCCGCCGCGGCCTGGCTGTCGCCGGCGCCGCCCTGGTCGCCGCCACCTGGCTCTACCTGGTCATCGCCCGCCCCAGCGACTGGGATTCGGTTGGCGGCTCCACCCAGGCCCTGATCACGCTCGCCGGTTATGTCGGCGGCGCGGCACTGCTGCTCGCCGCAACCCTGCCCGCGCTGCCGGCCCGCACCATTGCGGTGATCCCGGTGGCGCTGGTGCTCAACATCGTCATCGGCCAGGTCGTCGGCGCGGTGGGGCTTCCGCTGTACCTGGACTCGGTGGGAACGGTGCTGGTTGCCGCTCTGGCCGGCCCCGTCGCGGGCCTGGCCACCGGCACGCTGAGCTCCGTGGTGTGGGGCCTGCTCAACCCCGCCGCGCTGCCGTTCGCGGCGGTGGCGGGCGCGACCGGGTGGCTGGCCGGCTGGTTCATCCGGGCCGGTGCGTTCCGGACGATCTGGAGGCTCGTCGTCTCCGGTCTGCTGCTGGGCCTGATCTGCGGCGCACTCGCCGCCCCGGTGGCGGCGTTCGTCTACGGCGGCACCGCGGGCGTGGGCACCGGCGCGATCGTGTCGCTGTTCCGCGAGCTGGGAAACTCGTTCATCGGCTCGGTGACCATGCAGTCCTTCATCTCTGACCCGCTGGACAAGCTGGCGGTTCTGGCCATCGTGTTCGCCGCGGTCAAGGCGCTGCCGAAGCGCACGCTGAGGTCCCTGCGTCCCGGCGGGGAGGAGCAGGCGGCTGGGGCACCGGAGGAGCGTGCCGTCGGGGTGCGGCCCTGA
- a CDS encoding ABC transporter permease has translation MPGPRAPLNPLTALVTGLSSWILVLGVNTWQFSVAVTVVALAVGTWRTRNLAVIATTVLLAAPTAVSMLLIHAPYGTHRIAPLLTIEGLVTAGELAARFTALMASLLAAAAFLRVPDLAKALQVSPLGPRVAYIVAASLQLLPQGRRTVEVVRDANRLAGRRVHAGNVIPRMVVPVMTQLLTANAQKSTALETAGLDLPGRCTVLRAVPDSPAQKAARVLIPVAAVVAVLL, from the coding sequence ATGCCTGGACCCCGGGCCCCGCTCAACCCCCTGACCGCCCTGGTCACGGGGTTGAGCTCGTGGATCCTGGTGCTGGGGGTCAACACCTGGCAGTTCTCGGTGGCGGTCACCGTGGTGGCGCTGGCGGTGGGGACATGGCGCACCCGGAACCTCGCGGTCATCGCCACGACCGTGCTGCTCGCCGCACCCACCGCAGTGTCGATGCTGCTCATTCACGCCCCCTACGGCACACACCGTATCGCGCCGCTGCTCACTATCGAGGGCCTCGTCACCGCCGGGGAGCTCGCCGCCCGCTTCACGGCGCTCATGGCCTCCCTCCTCGCGGCGGCCGCCTTCCTCCGGGTGCCGGATCTGGCGAAGGCCCTGCAGGTCAGCCCGCTGGGCCCGCGTGTGGCCTATATCGTCGCCGCGTCCCTGCAACTCCTGCCGCAGGGCCGGCGCACGGTGGAGGTGGTCCGGGACGCCAACCGCCTGGCCGGCCGCCGGGTCCACGCCGGCAACGTCATCCCCCGGATGGTGGTCCCGGTGATGACGCAGCTGCTCACCGCCAACGCCCAGAAATCCACCGCCCTGGAGACCGCCGGGCTGGATCTGCCGGGTCGGTGCACCGTCCTGCGCGCCGTGCCGGACAGCCCCGCGCAGAAAGCGGCCCGGGTGCTCATCCCCGTGGCCGCGGTCGTGGCGGTGCTGCTGTGA
- a CDS encoding ATP-binding cassette domain-containing protein: MELSAGSIVQVIGGSGQGLSRLAEQLRREHRHVGVVSQDALAHITFLRETVAEEVAFGLEQRGVDRQEMERRVDRILQLVGLSELAEADPAALSGGQTRRLAVAAVAVLEPEILVLDDPFAGLDDTSAEQLLALCRQLPHTAVIVLGNRPHPLLPGEVLPLADAPLTPPDLQLPEPVGQGGAVLDLGSVTGRRGAGRRRWWQFPRPDAREFNVGPVGVRVAPGEVLWLRGANGSGKTTLLRAIAGLDGAPGTHIPVALMLQRAGDQVVDTTVRGFVGRAGEPLGLDPDAHPLDLGATDLRLAQFLAVAGLGRPVLLADEPDVGLDHRGRGVMHGLIAEQLRAGTALVITCHDADFMGEVARYARVSCLNLDQ, encoded by the coding sequence ATGGAACTTTCCGCCGGGTCGATCGTGCAGGTCATCGGCGGGTCCGGCCAGGGCCTGTCTCGCCTGGCGGAGCAGCTGCGTCGGGAGCACCGGCACGTCGGCGTGGTCAGCCAGGACGCCCTCGCCCACATCACCTTCCTGCGCGAGACGGTTGCGGAGGAGGTTGCCTTCGGGCTGGAGCAGCGGGGGGTGGACAGGCAGGAGATGGAACGCCGCGTCGACCGGATCCTGCAGCTGGTGGGCCTGAGTGAGCTCGCGGAGGCCGACCCGGCCGCGCTGTCCGGCGGGCAGACCCGCCGCCTGGCGGTGGCCGCGGTCGCGGTGCTTGAGCCGGAGATCCTCGTGCTGGATGATCCCTTCGCCGGCCTCGACGACACCTCCGCGGAGCAGCTCCTCGCGCTGTGCCGGCAGCTTCCTCACACCGCCGTTATCGTCCTGGGCAACCGCCCCCACCCGTTGTTGCCGGGCGAGGTCCTCCCGCTTGCCGACGCCCCCCTCACCCCGCCGGACCTGCAGCTCCCCGAACCCGTCGGACAGGGCGGGGCAGTGCTCGACCTGGGGTCGGTGACCGGCCGGCGGGGTGCGGGCCGACGCCGCTGGTGGCAGTTCCCGCGCCCCGATGCCCGCGAGTTCAACGTCGGTCCGGTGGGCGTGAGGGTGGCGCCCGGCGAGGTGCTGTGGCTGCGCGGGGCGAACGGCTCGGGCAAGACGACGCTGCTACGCGCCATCGCGGGGCTGGACGGCGCGCCGGGTACGCACATCCCGGTGGCCCTGATGCTGCAGCGGGCCGGTGACCAGGTGGTGGACACGACGGTGCGCGGTTTCGTCGGCCGGGCCGGCGAGCCGCTGGGCCTGGACCCGGACGCACACCCCCTGGACCTGGGGGCCACCGACCTGCGGCTGGCGCAGTTTCTCGCCGTGGCCGGGCTCGGGCGACCGGTCCTGCTCGCCGACGAACCGGACGTGGGCCTCGACCACCGCGGACGCGGGGTCATGCACGGGCTCATCGCCGAGCAGCTGCGCGCCGGGACCGCGCTGGTGATCACGTGCCACGATGCGGACTTCATGGGGGAGGTCGCCCGGTACGCGCGGGTGAGTTGTCTTAACCTGGATCAATGA
- a CDS encoding acyltransferase family protein yields MTRIHGLDLARALAIIGMMAAHIGPKNPVTDGYPSVLFAVLAGVSMGIISRGVADGAGDLLRTRFRLILRGVILAGLGVVLAALQSGILVVLTAIGVSYLLLTPVVTWSTRRLGVLLGVLVVAGPLLVAAENVFTLTWSDELLPDLLVGAYPLLAWLAYTLVGLLIHRVVVRPATSPAEPSGVVRPVWLAALGLALLGATQLIIELTGFRVGPNDILNEFGAYLQGEPHTGGLLDVTGSAGAAMAVIGLCLLVCRAGAVVWASYPLRAMGSMSLTMYITHVIITTLVDGTFVSLHNIYSGQPQPYLPKGDFGWSMYTPLSDSPGFPGLGNPDAPVFDDPGMGDPDWLWVFAAQLIGLLIFASLWRWRFRRGPLEWGVHRVIEGAVGPAPDAPIQPAGRG; encoded by the coding sequence ATGACCCGCATCCATGGCCTGGACCTGGCCCGCGCCCTGGCGATCATCGGCATGATGGCAGCCCACATCGGCCCGAAGAATCCGGTGACCGACGGCTATCCCTCGGTGCTCTTCGCGGTCCTGGCGGGCGTGTCCATGGGGATCATCTCCCGCGGGGTGGCTGATGGCGCGGGGGACCTGCTGCGCACCCGCTTCCGGCTGATCCTCCGGGGCGTGATCCTGGCCGGGCTGGGGGTGGTGCTGGCGGCGCTGCAGTCCGGGATCCTGGTCGTGCTCACGGCAATCGGCGTGAGTTACCTGCTGCTCACCCCGGTGGTCACATGGTCGACCCGGCGGCTCGGGGTGCTGCTGGGCGTGCTGGTGGTCGCCGGCCCCCTGCTCGTGGCGGCGGAGAACGTCTTCACCCTCACCTGGAGTGATGAACTCCTGCCGGACCTGCTCGTCGGGGCCTATCCGCTCCTGGCCTGGCTGGCGTACACGCTGGTGGGGCTGCTGATCCACCGCGTGGTGGTGCGCCCCGCCACATCTCCCGCCGAACCTTCGGGGGTAGTCCGGCCCGTCTGGCTCGCCGCCCTCGGCCTGGCCCTGCTGGGGGCAACCCAACTGATCATCGAGCTCACCGGGTTCCGCGTCGGTCCCAACGACATCCTCAACGAGTTCGGCGCCTACCTCCAGGGGGAACCGCACACGGGCGGGCTGCTGGACGTCACCGGTTCCGCGGGCGCCGCCATGGCCGTGATCGGGCTCTGCCTCCTGGTCTGCCGCGCGGGGGCCGTGGTGTGGGCCAGCTACCCGCTGCGGGCGATGGGATCGATGTCGTTGACCATGTACATCACCCACGTCATCATCACCACCCTGGTCGACGGGACGTTCGTCTCCCTGCACAACATCTACAGCGGTCAGCCGCAGCCCTATCTGCCCAAGGGTGACTTCGGCTGGAGCATGTACACGCCGTTGTCGGATTCGCCCGGCTTCCCCGGCCTGGGGAACCCTGACGCCCCCGTCTTCGACGACCCGGGCATGGGCGACCCCGACTGGCTGTGGGTGTTCGCCGCGCAGCTCATCGGCCTGCTCATCTTCGCCTCCCTGTGGCGCTGGCGCTTCCGCCGCGGGCCGCTGGAATGGGGCGTGCACCGGGTGATCGAGGGGGCGGTGGGCCCGGCCCCGGATGCGCCGATCCAGCCCGCCGGGCGCGGTTAA
- a CDS encoding NAD(P)-binding domain-containing protein, with protein sequence MAQLRAFESAAKKGHEMPEIVCYEKQDDWGGQWNFTWRNGTDKYGEPVHSSMYRNLWSNGPKEGLEFAEYTFDEHFGRPISSYPPREALWDYIDGRARKSDVKKYVKFAHAVRWVDFDETSKTFTVNVENLRTGETESGKFDHVIVGTGHFTFPNVPEFDGMETFPGQIIHAHEFRGAESLADKDVLLIGASYSAEDIGTQAYKMGARTVTFSYRSAPMGYEWPEGMEEQPLVEKFDGSTAYFINGLQRTFDAVILCTGYQHHYPFLPSNLALKSPNNVYPANLYRGVVWEGNNQLFYLGAQDQWFTFNMFDAQAWYVRDLILGERELPSREEQRTSIDAWLERFHALKDSDDQIDFQADYIRDLIEQTDYPMFDLDTVAEIFKRWGRTKKEDILNYRDVTYTSVMTGTKAAQHHTPWMLEIDDSLERYLSTPEGDEVRDIWEGREAAQPR encoded by the coding sequence ATGGCGCAGCTGCGCGCCTTCGAATCCGCGGCGAAGAAGGGCCACGAGATGCCGGAGATCGTGTGCTACGAGAAGCAGGATGACTGGGGTGGTCAGTGGAACTTCACGTGGCGTAACGGAACCGACAAGTACGGCGAGCCCGTGCACTCCTCGATGTACCGCAATCTCTGGTCGAACGGCCCGAAGGAGGGTCTGGAGTTCGCAGAGTACACCTTCGACGAGCACTTCGGCCGCCCCATCTCCTCCTACCCGCCGCGCGAGGCGCTGTGGGACTACATTGACGGCCGCGCCCGGAAGTCCGACGTGAAGAAGTACGTCAAGTTCGCCCACGCCGTGCGTTGGGTCGACTTCGACGAAACCTCGAAGACCTTCACCGTCAACGTGGAGAACCTGCGCACCGGGGAGACCGAATCAGGCAAGTTCGACCACGTCATCGTGGGCACCGGCCACTTCACCTTCCCCAATGTGCCCGAGTTCGACGGCATGGAGACCTTCCCGGGTCAGATCATCCACGCCCATGAGTTCCGCGGCGCGGAGTCCCTGGCGGACAAGGACGTCCTGCTCATCGGCGCCAGCTACTCCGCGGAGGACATCGGCACCCAGGCCTACAAGATGGGTGCCCGCACCGTCACCTTCTCCTACCGCAGCGCGCCTATGGGTTACGAGTGGCCCGAGGGCATGGAGGAGCAGCCCCTGGTGGAGAAGTTCGACGGGTCCACCGCGTACTTCATCAACGGCCTGCAGCGCACGTTCGACGCCGTCATCCTGTGCACCGGTTACCAGCACCACTACCCGTTCCTGCCCAGCAACCTGGCGCTGAAGTCCCCGAACAACGTCTACCCGGCCAACCTGTACCGCGGCGTGGTCTGGGAGGGCAACAACCAGCTGTTCTACCTGGGCGCTCAGGACCAGTGGTTCACTTTCAACATGTTCGACGCCCAGGCCTGGTACGTCCGCGACCTCATCCTCGGCGAGCGTGAGCTGCCCTCCCGGGAGGAGCAGCGCACGTCCATCGACGCCTGGCTCGAGCGCTTCCACGCCCTGAAGGACTCCGACGACCAGATCGACTTCCAGGCCGACTACATCCGCGACCTCATCGAGCAGACCGACTACCCGATGTTCGACCTGGACACCGTCGCCGAGATCTTCAAGCGCTGGGGCCGCACAAAGAAGGAGGACATCCTCAACTACCGCGACGTCACGTACACCTCCGTGATGACGGGGACGAAAGCCGCCCAGCACCACACCCCGTGGATGCTCGAGATCGACGACTCCCTCGAGCGTTACCTGTCCACCCCGGAGGGCGACGAGGTCCGCGACATCTGGGAGGGCCGCGAGGCCGCTCAGCCCCGGTAG
- a CDS encoding ParA family protein produces the protein MRTLSFFNNKGGVGKTTLSTNVAHDFAERGYRVLYVDCDPQCNATQLMLTEDQTAQIYAPDRDPDSALRRSLANTVYGLFIPLLEGEPEIEKNIHTVRSERFKVDVLAGHPSLSKIEDVMSNAWQSAHGRETAAFRRVHWAGQLATAMEDQNRYDIILFDVGPSLGPFNRTVLLGCDAFVTPTATDLFSFHAFDNLSRWFENWVAEYSEMQEANIAAWRQYSNSFAEKSRTLRLHGHEGRQLNYLGYTTLEYMKKKAGGGEQLVGAFERFRDRFPEEAQRIASSLGQKEDEFLLGHIPHMHSMPATAQDVHSPIAGLVGKDGVRGTQLNQRDGYVDKIKNVAETVHKRLMS, from the coding sequence ATTCGCACTCTGAGCTTCTTTAACAACAAGGGCGGCGTCGGTAAAACAACGTTGTCGACGAATGTCGCCCATGATTTCGCGGAGCGTGGCTACCGCGTCCTCTACGTCGATTGCGACCCACAGTGCAACGCGACGCAGCTGATGCTCACCGAAGACCAGACCGCCCAGATCTACGCTCCCGACAGAGACCCAGATAGTGCTTTGCGGCGTTCCCTGGCAAACACAGTGTACGGGCTTTTTATCCCCCTGCTGGAGGGCGAGCCGGAGATCGAGAAGAACATTCACACTGTTCGATCCGAGCGTTTCAAGGTGGATGTCCTGGCTGGGCACCCTTCCTTGTCCAAAATCGAGGACGTCATGAGCAATGCATGGCAATCTGCCCATGGCCGGGAGACAGCTGCGTTTCGACGCGTTCATTGGGCAGGCCAGCTAGCCACCGCGATGGAGGACCAAAATCGCTACGACATTATCCTGTTTGATGTCGGCCCGAGCCTGGGTCCCTTCAACCGAACCGTCTTGTTGGGTTGCGACGCCTTCGTTACCCCAACTGCTACCGATCTCTTCAGCTTTCACGCTTTTGACAACCTCTCCCGCTGGTTCGAGAATTGGGTCGCTGAATACAGCGAAATGCAGGAAGCTAACATCGCGGCTTGGAGACAGTATTCAAATAGCTTCGCAGAGAAATCCCGCACCCTTCGCCTTCACGGTCATGAAGGCCGTCAGCTCAATTACCTCGGATACACCACCCTTGAGTACATGAAGAAGAAGGCCGGCGGCGGCGAACAGCTCGTGGGCGCTTTCGAGCGATTCCGAGATCGTTTCCCGGAAGAGGCTCAACGTATCGCCAGTAGCTTGGGTCAGAAAGAGGATGAGTTCCTCCTCGGACATATCCCTCACATGCACTCCATGCCGGCGACAGCGCAGGATGTCCATTCCCCAATTGCCGGACTGGTTGGCAAAGACGGAGTACGGGGAACCCAGCTAAACCAGCGAGATGGGTACGTCGACAAAATAAAAAATGTTGCTGAGACGGTTCACAAACGTCTGATGTCCTAG